tcttccccaTAAAAAACTATTAAGTGCCAAAAGAACGGAGGTTAAGAATCCCATGTCAAAAATACCAACCAACAGTGGCAGTCTTAGGAATAAAAATTCTCCACAAGTTGCCTCACTCTGACTTGGGTTTTATCGTTCTCCTACTGGGTGCTCGAGACCCACTTGTACATCTCCCTACAAACTTGAGAATCTCATCAATCAGAATCACGGGCAATGCAACTACCAAAACCAAGAGCCATTCATTGAAGCTGAGGGGCACGATGCCAAATACTCCTGCCAAGAATGGCACGTAGAGGATCAAGAAGTGCAGGCCAAATGAGACAGACATGGCCAAAAGCAACCACGGGTTCACCCATGGGGGCATTGTTAAGAGGCTTCCGTCCTCGGAAAGGGCATTGAGGGAGTTGAACATTTCAATGGCAACCAAAACAGAGAGCGAGAGTGTCATCGCTTTCACTTTACCACCATGGAAATAATCACAAGGGTTTTCAAAAGAGATGACCTGGCTGCCAGCAGTGAAGGATGAGGCGGTGAAGTTCTTCCAGGATGAGCACTGCCCCCAGTTGGAAAGTTGGGAGTATGTGACCAGGCTATGACCATCTCCACTGAGGTCGATGCCCAGGAAGGAACCATGGGTGTACCAAATGATAAATATACCAACTGTTGCTATTCCGACATACATCCCGATGACCTGTGTGCAGTTGTTAAAGTGGATTAATTACATATCAAGTCCCTGGGTGCTATCAGCAGAAAGTGTgcagaaagaaaaaatgaaaacttctaaACATTAATGTCAACATATGTTGGAGCATAAGGAAAGGACATATACCAGATAGCGGAATAAAATCCAAGCATTGATTAGTGAGTCATCACTTCTACGAGGTGGCTTCTTCATTATGTCCTTATCTGGAGGATTGAATCCCAAAGCAGTTGCAGGTGGTCCATCAGTAACAAGATTGACCCACAGAAGTTGGACAGGTATCAAGCCCTCAGGAATACCTAAAGCTGCTGTTAGAAAAATAGAGGCAACCTCACCCATGTTGGACGAAATCATGTACCTGAATAATGGTTGGAAAcacaaaaaatacacattaacaTGTCATCATAAGAGGCAGAAAAGTAATCAATTTTATGAAACGAGATAAaaacttttgtttttataagtaaaaggaGATATACGACTTTCACATATTAATTTCAACAAAGGTGCCTTTCAAAATTCAAAGACCAATTGATCACAGCTTGACTAGTATGAAGTGCTGACAAAAGGACTAGGTAAATATCACCAAACATGGATTGCAGTTCTGCATTGAAGAAAGATTAGGGGTGGCAATTCGTATTTTCAGGTCGTGTTTGTGTCATGTCAAGTCCTGAACATTTaactatataggtcaacccgACTCATTAAGCTAAACATATCAAACTTTCAAATCCTAACCTGACCCATTTAGATAACGGGTCATGTCATGTCACCCATTTTGacttgtttaataattaattagaaataggtCAATACAACACGACTCATTTAAACCTGTTTCATGTAAATGGGTTTGAACTAACACGCATAACCCATTTTacctgattaacataatttcatgtaaaagttaaaatctatatttattagtagccacaatattttaaaaaaaaaaataagactacctactaacaaaaaatatcaacatttttcaaattttaacataaaataaaaccaatattataaAACCTACAATAACAAAgcataagtccaaaattacaaccttaACAATCACAACATAAGCATAAcgagaaatatcaatattataactcaacaataataaaattgtaattttgaaataaaatctaaataggtcaaaacaggttgattTTGGGTTAAATAGATTGACCCGTTATTGACTTGTTTATAAATCGTGTCTTAACTAgccaacccgttttgacctgaATCCGTTAACATAAAACCCAAATCCACTAATTTCGTGTTGGGTTCATAAGTCATGTCATATATTGTCACCCATAGGAAAAAtgataatactatttttttttcttataaaaaccttttggagagagaaataatatttgcaatcCTAAAATGTGCAATCATCGCATactccatttgaaaaaagtgggTAAATCTGGagcccacataaaaaaataatttttttaatgatggctcctactttttttcaaatggagtaTGCAGAGATTGCACACTCCGggattgtatatagcattacttttaGATAATGATTCCATCATCTTGAAAAACCAGCAAGTTTGCATGATTTTGTAATGTACACCCAAATATCTCTCTCACTTGCTAAAGAGGCCGTATACACCAAATCAGAAGTGACAGTACCGCTTAAAGCTGTAATTGCCGAGCCGAACATGTCTTTGGATTGCCGAACTCGGCTCGGCTCAAGTTAAACTAATATTTAAGagattagataaataaaaaaatataaatataaatttaatggaatttttacaaataacaaatagaacctctattgaattagaaattgtaaaatttataaataattactaTGTAACTAGTTGATGtttatccataataataattattatatgccTCCATAAATTACAAATACATATACataatatgatagtatatattatatcaacatttcatatatatttctcgcgtactagtatataaaattattaaatcttatcaactaactttttaataagtaaaaatattatatatatcaataagagtaaccaagtacactaaACGTATAAAAGAATACACTTAGCACATACTAAAGAGCCATGAAAAGCTTTATCAACTAACTATtgtacaaataataaaatatagctaTCATTTATATTCAATATAGAGGCACAAGTGACTAtgcataagtaattagattacatactatatatttaattataaaagatgctatgcttatattattaactaatatatatatatatacataggtgtctatatatatttatcaatttatgaatAAGCTTTAATCGAGTGAGCTCACAAGTCGACTCCGACATAAACGGGCGGCCTTAATGACAGCCACAGCctagtcgagtcgagttttgcCGGGTATATGTCATTTGCTAATCAAGCGGGTATCTGCTTTCACAGGCGATTTTTTTTCTACAACTCAATTTGAGTTTAACCGGACGAGTATCAAGCAAACTATCAAATAGATtagttcatttacagccctagtACTGCTGGACTAGACATGACAGAGCACTATGTGCATTATAAGTTATTTAGCCTATAGTAATTCCACAATCACAACGAGATTAGACTCCACTAATGAaccaatgcaaaacaaaatgaaTCAACTCGACAGCACTAAAGTACTATGTTAAAAATCCAAACAGAAATGCACATGACAGAGCACTGTGTGCATTATATGTCCTTTTGTTTATTTGCAAAGGAGGGCATTGAGGCCAACATACTCAAGATGGATACACGAGAGCTCTACTCCTTACAAAAACGAAAAATATCCAATAACCTAAGTGCTAAAGCCTAAGGtatgaatatttgaaaaatctaaaaatgaaaatatagcaTGCAATCCTTCCTATCTTATGATCCCAAAATAGATCATAAGATAATCTATTCATTGTCCTTTTTGCATGCActctctttttttgataagttatataaaaatgacagtatagtatgcatttttttcatcttttgatGACGAACCATGCATTTTATATTAATCtgcttacttatcaaaaatgtTATACATGTACCTACTAGATCTTGAACCCACAGCCTCACATGGTGCCCTATCCTTATGGAAAAGGAAATGGCATTTGAACCAGAAATCAAATTACGTAATGACCTAAGGAAGAGTCAAGCGACATTTGGGCCcatactccaaaaagactagtcaatgtttttttattacCGGGGAACCGCCTCATGGCATAGCCCTTAGGACTCAACCCTGGAACCTAAACTCCCGGGGAGACTAGCACAGCAACCCACCTCACTTAAATCGTAGTTTGTTCCCAGGGGGAATCAAACCTGTGACATGAGACTCATGCACACAAGTTTGCCCTTACCACTTGGACTACCCACAGGTGGGTAAAAAAGGCTAGTCAATGTTACAATTGGAGTgtccttaaattattataaagggTATGGATTTCTCCCTCCCAAaaaatgtgggatctcatttaCCACTTTCCCATATGaaatttgggatattataatcccccccccccccccccctttcttaATCCTTGACATTCTGTCGGGCCATTCCATCATAGGTGGCAAGACAAAAGTCCCATACTTTTGGTTGGAATTATCTTTAATACCATTTCTTTTGTAATGACCCAAAGAAGACTGAAACTAAACCTGGGCCGATACTCCAAAAAAAAGTATTCAATGTTATAATTGGAGCCATTGAAATGATAATGAAGGGCTTGAACTACTCCCTCCCAAATAATGTGGAATTCCATTCACCTTTCTATACAAAATTTGgggtattaatatatatattttttttaaaaaaaaaaaagataaatgggGAAAGAGAAGGTCAAGGCGAGATGATGCCACTAACATGACATGGAAAAAAGCATGCTCTCCTTGTCACTATGAAGGACTAATCAATGTAACAAGTAGAGCCcattaaaatcattaaaaaggGCTTGAACTTCTCCTCCCAAGCAAAATGAgatttcattcataatattatgGTTCCCATTATAatcctttaattttctttttccttcacggATTTTTTTTACTTGAGGATGTTTGAATAAAAGATCTCCAATATCTATACCTTAAGccatgaacaaaaacaaaacttggAAGGGgcttataaacaaaaaatttaaagaaaaaaataaatgactaAAAAGACTTTTTTAATGAGTAAAACAAAGATCTTAATGATGAATACAAAGACAATTTCATACCAAATAAAGAACAATCAATGGGAATACCCAGGCCAATCCTGGGCCCATGCCTGCAATCTAAGGCACAAGTCTAGGCATGGCTGGGCTGGGAAGGCGATACAATTTTACCCAAGGTGACGATCCAGATTCGACCCATGCCAGCACATGACCAACCCTAGATATGATCTGAGCCGTTAAGCATCAAATTCACATTGCACTTCAGAACAAATTAGATGGAAAACTAATGGGATTTTACAGTTTCATTATGTTAGTGCATCAAGTTagatacatttttattttataattagaaaCTATCCACTAACAACAAAACAACTATATGACCATCCaccaacattttcaaatatcaagCAAGGAAAGCAACTCAAATAAATCACTTGTAGTTTGTTAATAGCCATTCATTTTTACCTAGTCATGGCTATAATTTCATTCAACCTTTTCAATCGGTCAAAATTGGCTATTTCATGACAATACACAGGCCACCATACAGACTGAAGTTTAACTATAGCTAAATCCCAACTTTGAAGTACACCATTTTAAGagctttctttttttgattATTGATTGTCTCAAAATCATGCAAAATGAAAACTAAACAAGTATGATCCAACCTGATAAATGCCTTCATATTGTTGTAGATAGATCTGCCTTCACCAACAGCTGCAACAATTGTACTAAAATTATCATCTGCCAACACCATATCTGAAGCTTCTTTTGCGACCTGAAAGTAGGAAATTGAAATAATGGTTGAAAAAGATTGGAGAGTTACAAGGAATATAGGGAAATTACAAGTTACGTATTTTTTCactgataaaaaaaacaagTGTACTTTAACCAGGAAAGAAGTTAGTGGTGTTACAATTATGGTATACAATATTACTAATGCTTACTCCCTTATTCCATCTACCAGTGCATATGCCACATCAGTCCAGTTCAACAGCATTCAATTTTGTCCAATGCACATCAACTGTCCATACAATTGGTTTTAGTATGTTACTTCTGTccataaaattaaatgaaacatATCCATTCTCTCAGTATTGCCTCCATTACCTCATGGAAATTCTAATATTACCATTTAGGCATTTCTCCCTAAATGATTTCTTTAATAAGTCAGCTTCTTTGCTGATTATTCCTTTCAATTAGGTCTACCATTGGCATGGCATGTACCTCAAAATGTAAATATGACAAATAATTTACTAAACGAAAAGGAACAACACCTCTGTTCCAGCAATGCCCATTGCAATCCCAATATCAGCGAGTTTCAATGCAGGCGCATCATTCACTCCATCACCAGTCATGGCAACCACCTCTCCGTCCTCTTTAAGCAATCTCACAATTTCTTGCTTGTGCCTTGGTTCAGCCCTAGAAAACAGGAGCCCACCAGTTTGGCGTAGATGAGCTTTCTGATCATGCAGTTGCATAAACTGTTTTCCTGCTatacttttcaaatttatgTCTTCATTAGGTCCAAATACACCTATTTCCCGACAGATTGCTTCAGCCGTATTCTTATTATCTCCAGTGATAACCATAACACGAATCCCAGCAGCTCTGCAGTCCTCAATTGCTTGGTAAACCTCTTGCCTAGGAGGGTCCTataaaaatttggaaaattgATTGCGCAAAGTTAGGCCTAAGgctactaaagaaaaatatagtgaTTGAATAAGCAAAGCATGTACAATTTAGCAATGTCAAGACTTACCCTCAGTCCAACCAAGCCAACAAAAATGAGGTCACTCTCAATGGATAAATAATTTGAAGGATCAAGTAAAAGTTCATGAGCTGGATGATCTTCATTACCATCATAGGTTTCAAAATCACGGAGCTCATCTTTGTATGCAAAGCCAAGACAGCGCAGTGCACCAGTTGACATTTCCTGAAGAGCATCTAAAATGAGTTTCCTTGAATTCTTATCAAGAAGTCCAACAGATCCATCAAGCAACTGAAACTTAGTGCTCCTCTCTAAGAGATTTTCTACAGCACCCTGTCACAATTAACTTTATATTAGAATTATATAACATGGTACAATTGACACAGTGAAAAACAAACTAAatggaagtaaaaaaaaaattgcaaagtaATTGCCATTAGCAACATGAAATAATCAGCAGCTCTTCATTATACAGAAGAcattaattacaattttataCAAGTTCAGTTGAATCAATACAGGATCATGGAAACCTAGCACCTTATATACTTCTGATTGCCAAATTTGTCCCCCTTATACCCACCCGCCAGGGGGGTTCCCCCAGGATTCTCAGTCTGATAAACGAGAACAAATTCTCTTCTCCACATTTTGCGCTTTTAAGGTTTTAAACATACAAATCAACTAACCAAGCATGTTAATGATAAATCAAGGAGGCATTTGACTGCAACTGTAGAGACAAGTTCAACTGAACCATTAAATTTGTAGAAGCTTTCCCAAGAAATACTGCACTTAAAAAACcaccaaatgaaacttcttgggggggttggtgttctaatgtAGTTCAGGGGGGTTTATGGTTTGGGGCTTTGGAAGTTCATTAGAAAGGGCTGGGAGAGCTTTGTTAGTCATGTTAGTTTTGCTGTTGGTGAGGGATCTAGGACCCCATTTCTGGTTTAACATTTGATGTGGTGATTGGGCCCTCAATAGTGTGTTTCCggctatttttttattcacttcAGATCAGTTTGCTACTGTTTCAAATTTGCTTTGTTGTTCTAGTGGTACTGTTCAGTGGGATATTTGTTTAACTAGAGCTGTACAGGAATGGGAGATTGACGAAGTTTCAACTTTTTTCAGCTTTCAATACTCTTTGAGGTTTGGTGGTAATGATGAGGATAGGATGTTGTGGAAGTCTTAAGGGGTGCAAAAATTTCACTGTTCATTCGTACTCTAAGCTGTTGACTTTTCAGGATAGTCCTCCTTTTCCTTGGAAGTGTATTTGGAGGTCCCACATGCCTTCCAAAGTGGTTTTTTTCATTTGGACTGCCTCTCTTGGGAAAATTTTGATGCTGGATAATTTAAGGAAGCAAGGTATTATAGttatggattggtgcttcaCATGTAAAAAGAATTGGGGAAACTGTGGATCAAATACTcttgcattgtgaggtggcagGGGCTTTGTGGGATGGCATCTTTTGTAGAATCGGcttggcttgggtgatgcctttgaGAGTGCTTGACCTACTTGCATGTTGGATCGGGCTTCATGGTTGTTCTCAAGTGGGCGCAGCCTAGAAGAAGATTCCTTTGCAtcttatgtggtgcatttggacaGGAATGTGCAGTGTTTTAATGACATGGAGCGTTCTCTCAAGCAAATCTGAAAtatttttgtgcactctttgcTGTTTTGGTTTTCAGCTTTAGTTATTAACGGATCTTCCGTTCATGATTTTCTGATGTCGCTTTTTGTTTCCTAagatgtatttaggtgtttcttttgtatacttcttgtgtacatgggcttcgccTATACATTCATTTctgataaaatctcttcttacttacaaaataaacaaaaccacCAAATGAAAAGGAAACACATTGCCCATGCATCGCGAATAGCTCCTGTTATATCACAATTATACTGTTGCAGTTAATAGAAAGGCAAAATAAGTGTGAGAGTTTCTTtcatacaataatatatatatgagttttgctacatacaagcaaagtcgagtgctaatctgcataccaatactgattctttcatattcaaaatttaaattaacactattttcaataaaatctactttttaaccaatcacattagattagtacacatattagtgtgcaattgtacttgcaactaaatttttcctatatatatatgtgtgtgtgtgtatatatatatagagagagagagagagagagagagagagagagagagagagaatacctTCACTAGCAATGAATTCTTCCCCGATTGGGAGTTCACAATAACACCCATGGACTTCCTATCGTGATCAAACTCAAGAGTTGCAATCCTATGTTCATATTCATTCCACAATTGGCAGCAAcctaaataaatgtaaaattacGAATGAAATAAAATACGGCAGCAGACCATGTAAATCATCAAGGTTATaaaactttttcattttcttggagGTGGAAAGCGTCTAAACTCTAAATAGAGAAGTATGCCAGTTTCAACTTACGTAGTAAATCACTCCTCCTCGTTGATCCACCATGGTTGGAACCTTCAGGAGGGCCCATCTTCTCAACTAAAACCTGAAATGCATAGAGAGCAGATTCAAGTGTGAATCTCAACAACAATTTTACTTGCGGTTGCAGAGCAGGTgtgaaataaacaaaacacGATACAGCAACCCAActtgcagattttttttattttcatttttttagaaCAGAAAATTTTTCACCGTTGTCCATTAATTATGGGTTATTCGAGGGGGGAATCTGTCACAAAGATAGAAAACAAATGTGAATacgaaaacaaatttcaaaaagaAAGGTCTTACCTTTAGAGCTGCCTCGGTAGGCATTCCAGTGGCTACATATTTATGCTCCGACTGAGCAATGCCCGCATCATTGCAGACAGCAGCTATCTTTGCAATCATTAGAAGATTATCATCCATACCACCCATTGGCCAGTCATGTATTTTACCATCATATGGATTGTATGTAGTCCCATCAACCTTGAAGGTTCGAAGCCTATCAGCATCACTCCCCATCGCCACAAGCTTCGCCACAGCCATCTGGTTTGTAGTCAAGGTTCCGGTTTTATCCGAACAAATCACAGTCGTACAACCCAGAGTTTCAACGCTCGGCAGCTTCCGCACAAGGGCATTCTTCTTAGCCATTTCACGCGTACCAAGCGCCAAGCACGTTGTGATAACCGCCGGTAAACCTTCGGGAATTGCAGCCACGGCCAATGCCACTGCAATCTCAAAGTAATACGTGCACTTCTCGAACGAAAATCTGAAATTTCTAGGCCACCCATCCACATACTCCCAAGTAAGAAAGTACTTCACATTGATGAGCCACACCACCGCGCATATCACTCCAATTATCATCGTCAGCATCTCACCAAACTCATTCAGCTTCTTCTTCAACGGCGTATCTTCCTCGCTCTGCGATGCCTCGTGAATTTGCTCATGCACCTTTCCAATCTCTGTCTCCATACCCGTCTGAGTAACCAAGCAAATGCAATTACCATTCACAACCGTCGTCCCAGCAAAAACCATACATCGCTTCCCTTGAATATCAGCGTCCTCCTGAACTGCCTTATTGGTCTTATTCACAGCTTCACTTTCACCAGTCAGTGATCCCTGCTCAACCCTCAAGGTCGAGCTAATCAATTCCAAGACGCGCATATCGGCAGGGATCTTATCGCCAACCCTAAGCTCCACGATATCGCCGGGCACTAGCTCCTTCGCAGGCAAATTGTGGAGCTTCTTGCCGTCGCGAATAACCGTGGCGTGCTCCGATTGAATCTCCTTAAGCGCTTCTAGTGCCTTCTCAGCATTGCTTTCCTGCCAAACTCCAACGATTGCGTTAACAATCAGGATAAGGAAAATCACAAGAGGCTCCACGAAGGCGGTGATCTCCATCTCGCCGCCCTCATCGCCGTCGTACCAGGCGAGCACGAAGGATATGACTGC
This genomic interval from Carya illinoinensis cultivar Pawnee chromosome 10, C.illinoinensisPawnee_v1, whole genome shotgun sequence contains the following:
- the LOC122278882 gene encoding calcium-transporting ATPase 1, endoplasmic reticulum-type-like — protein: MGKGGQDYGKAEIVSPKPSDREVFPAWAKQISECEKHYQVNKISGLGSEDVERWRKIYGFNELEKHEGQSIWSLVIEQFNDTLVRILLVAAVISFVLAWYDGDEGGEMEITAFVEPLVIFLILIVNAIVGVWQESNAEKALEALKEIQSEHATVIRDGKKLHNLPAKELVPGDIVELRVGDKIPADMRVLELISSTLRVEQGSLTGESEAVNKTNKAVQEDADIQGKRCMVFAGTTVVNGNCICLVTQTGMETEIGKVHEQIHEASQSEEDTPLKKKLNEFGEMLTMIIGVICAVVWLINVKYFLTWEYVDGWPRNFRFSFEKCTYYFEIAVALAVAAIPEGLPAVITTCLALGTREMAKKNALVRKLPSVETLGCTTVICSDKTGTLTTNQMAVAKLVAMGSDADRLRTFKVDGTTYNPYDGKIHDWPMGGMDDNLLMIAKIAAVCNDAGIAQSEHKYVATGMPTEAALKVLVEKMGPPEGSNHGGSTRRSDLLRCCQLWNEYEHRIATLEFDHDRKSMGVIVNSQSGKNSLLVKGAVENLLERSTKFQLLDGSVGLLDKNSRKLILDALQEMSTGALRCLGFAYKDELRDFETYDGNEDHPAHELLLDPSNYLSIESDLIFVGLVGLRDPPRQEVYQAIEDCRAAGIRVMVITGDNKNTAEAICREIGVFGPNEDINLKSIAGKQFMQLHDQKAHLRQTGGLLFSRAEPRHKQEIVRLLKEDGEVVAMTGDGVNDAPALKLADIGIAMGIAGTEVAKEASDMVLADDNFSTIVAAVGEGRSIYNNMKAFIRYMISSNMGEVASIFLTAALGIPEGLIPVQLLWVNLVTDGPPATALGFNPPDKDIMKKPPRRSDDSLINAWILFRYLVIGMYVGIATVGIFIIWYTHGSFLGIDLSGDGHSLVTYSQLSNWGQCSSWKNFTASSFTAGSQVISFENPCDYFHGGKVKAMTLSLSVLVAIEMFNSLNALSEDGSLLTMPPWVNPWLLLAMSVSFGLHFLILYVPFLAGVFGIVPLSFNEWLLVLVVALPVILIDEILKFVGRCTSGSRAPSRRTIKPKSE